Within the Bacteroidota bacterium genome, the region CCAACCATGAATGGTAGCGGCCTGCTTCAAAATAATCCGGCACTCCGTCAAACAGCACATCGCCGGATTCACATTTGATTTCGGTAGCAATACCATGTGCCGGAAGTTCCATACGCTTTAGCCGGGCACCGAAAAAACCGGCAATAGCCTGATGCCCCAGACAAATTCCCAACATTTTTTTCGTCTTATGATAATGCGATATAAATTTCATCAAATCCGGGGTTTCTTCAGGCAGTCCGGGACCCGGAGAAATAATAGCGGCATCAAAAAATGTGGAGTAATCAAATTCGGATGTTTTGCTTACTATAATATCATGGCATCCGCACTGTTCAACCAACTGAACAAGATTATATGTAAAAGAATCGTGATTATCCAGAATAAGAAGCGTCATAAAAATATTT harbors:
- a CDS encoding aminodeoxychorismate/anthranilate synthase component II — encoded protein: MTLLILDNHDSFTYNLVQLVEQCGCHDIIVSKTSEFDYSTFFDAAIISPGPGLPEETPDLMKFISHYHKTKKMLGICLGHQAIAGFFGARLKRMELPAHGIATEIKCESGDVLFDGVPDYFEAGRYHSWLVDADNLPLCFSVIATSNNHEIMGIRHKEYDIAGLQFHPESIITACGKRIISNFCLSVLSGKQQ